Proteins encoded by one window of Primulina huaijiensis isolate GDHJ02 chromosome 1, ASM1229523v2, whole genome shotgun sequence:
- the LOC140979667 gene encoding nudix hydrolase 15, mitochondrial-like translates to MILLMEAINYNSVHMIPLLRRTSISAISSVKSSQAHLLSSSLSYSLTRIAVMNSRNFGPSQRLLSLAQQLRLYRPPPEDEEEEEQRIEDSAGKVVSQVGFAESVTSMAQQPAERFTPKRAAVLVCLFEGDDGEFRVILTKRSSKLSTHSGEVSLPGGKAEETDANDAETATREAKEEIGLDPSLVNVVTCLEPFLSKHLLRVIPVIGILSNKKDFTPSPNAAEVEAIFDAPLEMFLKDENRKWEKREWMGVEYLLHFFNYEMNGKKYLIWGLTAGILIRAASVVYQKPPAFLEQSPKYKIPGVVLKDTTMT, encoded by the exons ATGATACTGCTGATGGAGGCTATCAATTATAATTCGGTTCACATGATCCCACTTCTCAGAAGAACCTCTATTTCCGCAATATCCTCTGTGAAATCTTCCCAAGCCCATTTGTTATCATCATCCCTATCATATTCTTTGACTAGGATCGCTGTCATGAATTCTCGCAATTTCGGGCCTTCTCAAAGGCTTTTGTCCTTGGCCCAGCAGTTGCGCTTGTACAGACCGCCGCCGGAGgatgaggaggaggaggagcagAGGATTGAGGACAGTGCAGGGAAAGTGGTTTCCCAAGTGGGTTTTGCGGAATCGGTTACTTCAATGGCACAACAGCCCGCAGAGAGGTTCACGCCTAAAAGAGCGGCTGTGCTCGTTTGTCTTTTTGAAGGGGATGATGGGGAATTTAGAGTAATTCTTACAAAAAGATCCTCGAAGCTGTCCACTCACTCTG GTGAAGTTTCATTGCCTGGAGGTAAGGCTGAGGAGACAGACGCCAATGATGCTGAGACAGCAACAAGGGAAGCAAAGGAGGAGATTGGGTTGGATCCTTCACTAGTAAATGTTGTCACTTGTCTTGAACCATTCTTATCCAAG CACCTCCTCAGAGTGATCCCTGTTATCGGCATTCTTTCCAACAAGAAAGACTTCACTCCCTCTCCTAATGCTGCTGAAGTGGAAGCCATATTTGACGCTCCGTTGGAAATGTTTCTCAAG GATGAGAATCGAAAATGGGAAAAAAGAGAGTGGATGGGCGTCGAGTATTTGCTGCATTTTTTCAACTACGAAATGAATGGAAAGAAGTACTTGATATGGGGTTTGACTGCCGGAATCTTGATTAGGGCTGCATCAGTTGTGTATCAGAAGCCACCTGCTTTTCTAGAGCAAAGCCCCAAGTACAAAATTCCTGGAGTTGTGCTTAAGGATACTACTATGACTTGA
- the LOC140979675 gene encoding nudix hydrolase 15, mitochondrial-like, producing MDSKSFRKSETLVRLAQRLLLLNPNAQDSNTQNSASELVPQQVNPNTAAVLICLFEGEKGDLRVILTRRSSTMSSHSGEVALPGGKRDACDLNNSDTALREAKEEIGLDPSIVEVVTILEPFHTKKEITVFPVVGILWDKNAFKPAPNADEVESIFDAPLEMFLKDENRREEEREWMGYKYLLHFFNHPWEKESYVIWALTAGILIKAASIVYQKPPAFEERRPTFWKGGRTNEDDVLA from the exons ATGGATTCCAAAAGTTTCCGGAAATCAGAAACCCTCGTCCGATTAGCCCAAAGACTCCTCCTTCTCAATCCCAACGCACAGGATTCCAATACTCAGAATTCTGCTAGTGAATTGGTTCCTCAACAAGTCAACCCCAATACAGCTGCGGTTTTGATCTGTTTGTTTGAAGGTGAAAAGGGTGATCTTCGAGTGATTCTTACCAGAAGATCTTCAACGATGTCCTCTCATTCCG GTGAAGTCGCGTTGCCGGGAGGGAAGAGGGATGCATGTGATTTGAATAATTCTGATACTGCTTTGAGAGAAGCTAAGGAGGAAATTGGACTGGACCCCTCCATTGTAGAAGTTGTTACTATTCTTGAACCTTTCCACACAAAG AAAGAAATTACTGTGTTTCCAGTAGTTGGAATATTGTGGGACAAGAATGCCTTCAAACCAGCCCCAAATGCCGATGAAGTGGAATCTATATTTGATGCTCCTCTAGAAATGTTTTTAAAG GATGAAAATCGAAGAGAAGAGGAGAGGGAGTGGATGGGTTATAAATATTTGCTGCATTTCTTTAATCACCCGTGGGAGAAGGAATCTTACGTGATATGGGCTCTGACTGCTGGAATCTTAATCAAGGCTGCATCAATTGTGTACCAGAAACCACCTGCTTTTGAAGAACGTAGGCCTACGTTCTGGAAAGGAGGGAGAACCAATGAAGATGATGTTCTTGCTTGA
- the LOC140985863 gene encoding GDSL esterase/lipase At5g45960-like: MMSLRCSSRWVAIIFLVHYLLILYTAETRSLKEQVSPPKNVSVSAIFVFGDSTVDSGNNNFLKTTFKGNFPPYGRRFPNHIATGRFTNGLLATDFVARYLGMKDYIPPYLDSTLSLDELKTGVSFASAGSGFDPLTAKLDGVLTMQMQVDNFKEYIRRMESSIGKEGARKLINKAIFFCSAGTNDFMINYYGLPFRRLTYTISTYQKFILHNVQLFIQGLVELGARNIVIAGLPPIGCVPAVITLNSNNALTNRGCIESLCTVAQDYNRMLLTTLADMRQMSHAGARVAYIDIYKPLDDIVKNPRQFGFEKVNVGCCGTGLLEASFACNPGSVVCMDDSKYVFWDAIHPTEAAYYSIFLCVRHVIDSFLN, from the exons ATGATGTCTCTCCGCTGTTCATCTCGCTGGGTTGCCATAATTTTCCTTGTTCATTATCTGCTTATATTATACACTGCTGAGACTCGAAGCTTAAAAGAGCAAGTCTCTCCACCGAAGAATGTTTCAGTTTCCGCCATTTTTGTGTTCGGCGACTCCACTGTTGATTCCGGCAACAATAATTTCTTGAAAACAACTTTCAAAGGCAACTTCCCGCCTTACGGTCGGAGATTTCCCAACCACATCGCCACCGGAAGGTTTACCAATGGCCTTCTTGCTACGGATTTTGTGG CTCGCTACTTGGGGATGAAAGATTATATACCACCGTATTTGGACTCAACACTTAGCCTCGACGAACTCAAGACCGGAGTTTCCTTTGCTTCTGCTGGCTCCGGCTTCGATCCGCTTACAGCTAAACTAGAT GGTGTGCTTACAATGCAAATGCAAGTGGACAATTTTAAAGAGTATATAAGGCGAATGGAGTCCTCCATTGGGAAAGAGGGAGCCAGAAAGCTGATAAATAAagctatttttttttgtagtgcggGAACAAATGATTTCATGATCAATTACTATGGCCTGCCGTTCCGAAGACTAACCTACACTATCTCCACCTACCAGAAGTTCATTTTACATAACGTACAGCTATTCATACAG GGTTTAGTGGAGTTGGGGGCGAGGAACATTGTGATCGCGGGGCTGCCGCCAATAGGATGCGTGCCAGCGGTCATAACGCTGAATTCCAACAACGCTTTAACGAATCGTGGGTGTATCGAGTCACTGTGCACCGTAGCACAGGATTACAACCGCATGCTCCTGACCACGCTCGCAGATATGCGGCAGATGAGTCATGCAGGTGCCCGGGTGGCCTATATCGACATCTACAAGCCCTTGGATGATATTGTCAAGAACCCTCGTCAGTTTG GGTTTGAAAAAGTAAACGTGGGATGCTGTGGAACTGGACTGTTGGAGGCATCATTCGCTTGCAATCCGGGGTCGGTCGTTTGCATGGATGACTCAAAATATGTGTTTTGGGATGCCATACACCCAACTGAAGCAGCATACTACTCTATTTTCCTGTGCGTCCGCCATGTAATAGATTCTTTTTTGAATTAA